One window of the Trifolium pratense cultivar HEN17-A07 linkage group LG2, ARS_RC_1.1, whole genome shotgun sequence genome contains the following:
- the LOC123904054 gene encoding uncharacterized protein LOC123904054, producing the protein MGLDDNAWCAYHRCRGHSTEKCFRLRDLIEELIKSGHLRKFIDDAAQGRVVVPKVPRQEPRDPPGPNREPPKGRISVNTIAGGFSGGGESSSARKRYVRRAISEIYLVSQPQPLDVPDLAFTAKDGLEVAPHDDDPLVIQVQILNCDVKRVLIDSGSSADIMYWEAFKAMQLAEEQLQPYSGTLVGFSGEQVDVMGYASLLTTFGEGSNAKTIKVRYLVVKTPFTSYNIIIGRPAFNTLGAAMSTLYLAIKYPLENGGVGTVRGDQLLAKKCYESSLKIRHRTSSASGKVGRRQAAIPGGINIIESADMDPREEFQDRRKVEDVTGARTKFPRRERQKALPHNVMQK; encoded by the exons ATGGGGCTGGACGATAACGCCTGGTGCGCATATCACAGGTGTAGAGGTCACTCCACAGAAAAATGCTTCCGCTTAAGAGATTTAATCGAAGAACTGATAAAAAGCGGACACCTTCGCAAATTCATTGACGACGCCGCCCAAGGGCGGGTTGTCGTGCCAAAAGTCCCCCGGCAGGAGCCACGAGACCCTCCTGGGCCAAACAGAGAGCCTCCCAAGGGGAGAATCTCCGTGAATACAATAGCAGGAGGATTCTCAGGCGGGGGCgaatcaagctcagcaaggaaaaggTATGTACGCCGAGCTATCTCGGAAATATACCTCGTAAGTCAGCCTCAGCCATTAGACGTACCAGATTTGGCATTCACGGCAAAGGATGGTTTGGAGGTAGCACCCCATGACGATGATCCATTagtgatacaagtccaaattttgaactgtgaTGTAAAAAGAGTACTGATAGATTCAGGGAGTTCAGCGGAcattatgtactgggaagctttcaaggccatgcaattagcagAAGAGCAATTGCAACCATACTCCGGAACCCTGGTTGGGTTCTCTGGCGAACAAGTGGACGTAATGGGTTACGCCTCCCTTCTTACCACGTTTGGAGAAGGCAGCAACGCCAAAACTATCAAGGTGCGATACCTGgtagttaaaactccttttacctcctataatattattataggaaggCCCGCCTTTAACACAttaggggcggccatgtccactctatacctagcaataaaataccccctTGAGAATGGGGGAGTAGGAACAGTAAGGGGCGATCAGCTCCTCGCCAAGAAATGCTACGAGTCTAGCTTAAAGATACGACACCGAACTTCCAGCGCAAGCGGAAAAGTCGGAAGAAGACAAGCCGCAATCCCAGGCGGCATAAACATCATAGAAAGCGCAGATATGGATCCGAGGGAGGAATTTCAAGATCGAAGG AAAGTCGAAGATGTCACAGGTGCAAGGACAAAGTTTCCTAGACGAGAACGACAGAAGGCGTTACCTCACAACGTAAtgcaaaaataa
- the LOC123906606 gene encoding 50S ribosomal protein L12, chloroplastic-like, which produces MALTTALTTTISPLKLSFPTPTPKPITSLHFSTPTPFLIHRTTTRLRPITAVSAEVEKLGNEISSLTLEQAKTLVDYLQDKLGVTAASFAPAAAVAAPAAAEVAVVEEKTEFDVVIEEVPSSARIAAIKAVRALTSLGLKEAKELIEGLPKKFKEAVSKDEADDAKKQLETAGAKVSIV; this is translated from the coding sequence ATGGCACTAACAACCGCTTTAACAACAACAATCTCACCCCTCAAActttcttttcccacccccaCTCCAAAACCAATCACATCTCTCCATTTCTCAACCCCAACCCCCTTCCTCATCCATCGCACCACCACTCGTCTCCGCCCAATCACCGCCGTCTCAGCCGAAGTCGAAAAACTCGGCAACGAAATCTCATCTCTCACACTCGAACAAGCCAAAACCCTAGTCGATTATCTCCAAGACAAACTAGGTGTAACCGCCGCTTCATTTGCTCCCGCCGCCGCTGTTGCTGCTCCTGCCGCCGCTGAAGTTGCTGTCGTTGAAGAAAAAACTGAATTCGATGTTGTGATTGAAGAAGTTCCTAGTAGTGCGAGAATTGCAGCTATTAAAGCAGTTAGAGCTTTGACGAGTTTAGGATTGAAAGAAGCTAAGGAATTGATTGAAGGTTTGCCTAAGAAATTCAAAGAAGCTGTTTCTAAAGATGAAGCTGATGATGCTAAGAAACAACTTGAAACTGCAGGTGCTAAAGTTTCAATTGTTTAG
- the LOC123906605 gene encoding protein NDR1-like: MMCEEGKSFYVWMLQVICLLGLLVLCLWLSLRPNNPSFSIVLVTIDRPSNQNGTIFYSLEIDNPNKDSSIYYDNMILSFLYGQQEDKVGETTIGSFHQGTSKNRIVSDIVSCKPGPFKPLFNAISNATAELKASLTTRYRYKTWGIKSKFQRLLLKGILPIDSNGKLSHKKKKYPLTRNSKKLGRSKVKKH; encoded by the coding sequence ATGATGTGTGAAGAAGGGAAGAGTTTCTATGTATGGATGTTGCAAGTTATATGCCTCCTAGGTCTTCTTGTTCTGTGTCTATGGTTGTCCTTACGACCGAATAACCCATCCTTCTCCATCGTATTAGTCACTATAGATCGACCTTCAAATCAAAATGGCACCATATTTTATAGCCTTGAAATTGATAACCCAAACAAGGACTCGAGCATTTACTACGACAACATGATATTGAGTTTCCTCTATGGGCAGCAGGAAGATAAGGTGGGGGAGACAACCATAGGTTCATTTCATCAAGGAACTAGCAAGAACCGCATTGTATCTGACATTGTTAGTTGCAAACCTGGACCATTCAAACCTCTCTTCAATGCCATATCAAATGCAACCGCTGAGTTGAAGGCTTCCCTGACAACTAGATATCGATACAAGACATGGGGAATCAAGAGCAAGTTTCAGAGATTACTCTTGAAAGGTATTCTGCCGATTGATTCTAATGGTAAGCTTTCACATAAGAAGAAGAAGTACCCGCTTACCCGTAATTCCAAAAAACTGGGAAGGTCCAAAGTAAAGAAGCACTGA
- the LOC123906604 gene encoding zinc finger CCCH domain-containing protein 1-like produces the protein MEDSEPKSAENNQQTEQVCSFFRKPVNKKNIRKRTIDNEDNEDDSNNEESLMHVQKKNTKTDNKLFFSSGSSKSSASTERNEESEKKHGFHFESSKEIQVQHDSKATATLETETDFSNDARARRERALKQASETLKGKGTGSEDGKLYKGMNNYTDHKAGFRREHTISGEKAGGSHGPLRASAHIRVSARFDYQPDICKDYKETGYCGYGDSCKFMHDRGDYKSGWQMEKEWEEAEKQRRMRLAAGEDAEEEGANLNDDEDDDDDDALPFACFICRNPFVDPVSTKCKHYFCEHCALKHHAKNKKCFVCNQPTLGIFNVAHEIRKKMAEDK, from the exons ATGGAAGATTCTGAACCCAAATCCGCCGAAAACAACCAACAAACTGAACAAG TTTGTAGTTTTTTCCGAAAACCGGTTAATAAGAAGAACATAAGGAAGCGAACTATTGATAATGAAGATAATGAGGATGATTCCAATAATGAAGAATCTTTGATGCATGTTCAGAAAAAGAATACAAAGACTGATAATAAGCTGTTCTTTTCCTCCGGGTCTTCCAAAAGCTCTGCATCGACTGAACGGAACGAAGAATCTGAGAAAAAACATGGCTTTCATTTTGAGTCATCCAAAGAGATTCAAGTTCAACATGACAGCAAAGCAACAGCAACTCTAGAGACTGAGACTGATTTTTCGAATGATGCTCGTGCTAGGCGTGAAAGAGCTCTTAAGCAAGCGTCGGAGACTCTTAAGGGAAAGGGAACTGGCTCCGAGGATGGAAAATTATACAAGGGAATGAATAATTACACAGATCATAAGGCTGGATTTCGGAGAGAGCACACAATTTCTGGTGAAAAGGCTGGTGGGTCACACGGTCCTCTTAGGGCTTCGGCTCATATAAGAGTGTCGGCTAGGTTTGATTATCAGCCTGATATATGTAAAGATTATAAGGAGACTGGGTATTGTGGTTATGGTGATTCGTGTAAGTTTATGCATGATCGAGGAGATTACAAATCTGGGTGGCAGATGGAGAAGGAATGGGAAGAAGCTGAGAAACAAAGGAGGATGCGTTTGGCTGCAGGTGAGGATGCGGAAGAGGAGGGTGCCAATttgaatgatgatgaagatgacgACGACGATGATGCATTACCATTTGCGTGTTTCATTTGTAGAAATCCATTCGTGGATCCTGTCTCAACGAAGTGCAAACACTACTTCTGCGAGCATTGTGCATTGAAG CATCATGCAAAGAATAAGAAGTGTTTTGTTTGCAACCAGCCAACGCTTGGTATTTTTAACGTTGCTCATGAGATACGGAAGAAGATGGCTGAGGATAAATAA